AGTGACAGCGTTTTAGTAAGTGAGATGGGGCAGTCACAGCTGAGCGGGTTGTTAAGATTGTGCTCaagcacacagcaacacacaacacacacacagcggtgtagtctacttttttgaagtgggtatactgtatattcaagcattttttgaagtgggtatactgtatatatttatgctattctaaataatggatcaatcaattttaagtgggtatactgaagcccctaaaatttagaagtgggtatactccgtatacctgcattctacgtagactacaccactgcacacacacatattacacacagaaACGCTCATTCCCACAGCCACTGACTcaagcattaacacacacagacgacacgtGTTCTTACTTTGGTCAGGAGTCGTGCGGCGTGTGTGAGTGGACACAGAGGACACATTGCTAGTGgcagacacagcagcagcagtagcagtagtagcagagaCAGCGCCGGCTGTTCTAGTGGCCCTGAAACCACCATAAGCACGACCAGCCCCAGTGGCAGCAGACACCCCAGGCCTGAACAGGTCCACAGAGCTCTGGCATCGTCGGCTCATCATCATACCCTGGTCCCTCCGCACATCCAGGCTGCTGCCACCCacgatggcggtggtggtgcgtGACAGCCCCGGCCCTCTGAGGTCCACGGTGGAGCTGAAGTCTGGCCTGACGGTGATCTCCGCCACTGGGGCGTTGATGCTGAGGTAGCTGGCCGACAGCTCCTCGCCGTGCTCGGAGATGTCCACCAGATTGCCCATGCTTCTCGGCCGCGCTGGCCTGGCAAACGGCCTTCCGCtgacagaggcagaggaggaggaggaggaggaggaggaggaggagtgggtgcTAGTGCTGGAGCGAGAGGTGCGAGCAGTGTGGAAGCTGTACTCTGAAGAGGAGTCCGTGTCAGTAGGGGGGCTGCCGCTCTCGCTGCCGGAGCTGCTGTGGTGCGAGAGGCTGCCCATGGAGGCACACACCCTGTGCCCTACCCTGAGAAGTTGTACCCCTGCGTCCGGGGGCGTGTAAGTGCTCTCCTTGTGACCGAGGCCTGTAAATCTAGAAGCAGTGTCATTCCTACTGGAGGTTTGGAGGAGGTTGTCCTCAGACCTGAAGAGAGTGCGTTGTGAGTGCCTCTGCCCTGCCATGCTGTTCATCTCCGCCACCGTCTGGTCCAGACAGAAACTCTGAGGCCTGCGTCTGGATGCAGCTGGAGCCGccatcgtggtggtggtggtggtggagccggGGAGGTCAATGCAACTCCCGCCGATCACCTCCCCAGTGCTGGCCCTCCGAGCGGCCTGGACCTTCCCAGCACAGCCCCCCCTGAGGGTCTTGGCCCTGAGCTCCACCCTGGAGCTGAACACCTCCCGCATGGGCGAGTCGTCCTCGCACTCGTCCCCTTCGTCCTCCCCACGGCAGTCCTTGCGCACCAGGCTGAGCAGCAGGCACTCGGTGGACTTGAAGAATTTGGCGGGGTCGTTGAGGTGGGGCGTTTTGGGGGGCAGCGGGTAACGGGGCGCCTCTGGGTTTTTGCGTTTGCCTCTGTGCGCTTTGGGACCAGAAGCGTAGCCGCACAGAACTAGCACAAGTTGGGGACCGCACACAACAGAcgtaaatgcacaaacacacagacacatagacatacacacgtatatgcaaacatacacacagggacagacaagcaggcaagaAGGATAGGGGAGACACATGTAGGACACAACACGGATTAGCAACAGGAAAACAATAGCATTCCACACAGAAAAGTTAGCAAAACACTTAGGTTACACACCAGTAAAAACAGTTTCATCAGCAGGTGAGTAGGAACTCCAAACACCAGTACAAAAATGTCTGGATTTCAACTGAAAACCAAACTAGTAATAATATTATGTTTTAGGGGCATATACGCATCATCTGACAGAACACCCTTGGTTAAAGAATTGGTTTGAGAACGTAAAATGGAAAAATGAATTCTTATTAAATTTCCCAACATACAATATTGTGAAGAACATAAATACATACCCAAGACATTGACAAACAAGTCATAATACTGAAATGTGAGGAGAGGTTCGGGTAAACTGCAGAAGTAGTCGGAGATTGTTTTAAAAACGTCCTTCTCGAAACCAGGATATGATGGCTGGCTGGAATCGTATTTGGGCccttttcagacaaaaaaagaCAGGGAGCGTAAATTTAACATGGGCACAGCCTTCATTACGTCCGCAGTTTTGGATGTGATGCAAAAAGAAAAGACGTAACTCTTGAAATGCTCTTGTTAAACATCACTAATGTATTGTGTCCACAATATAACAAAAATATGACCAGACCAAGTACTATGGcatacacattttttccccccaagatcTACTCACAGTTTGCCAAACACTTCATGGCTGACAGAACCCAGTGTGGGAGGTCATCTGCAAGTGAGGGCAACAAAGGTTAAAGTTAGAGAAAgacatgattttgtttttgtcgTTTTTGTGCCGCTGCGAGATGAAAAGAAGTCAAAGCACTGT
This is a stretch of genomic DNA from Engraulis encrasicolus isolate BLACKSEA-1 chromosome 6, IST_EnEncr_1.0, whole genome shotgun sequence. It encodes these proteins:
- the depdc1a gene encoding DEP domain-containing protein 1A isoform X2, coding for MDSDANNHVITPGPYRATKLWNEVTKLFRAGMPLKKHRQHFRVYGNCFTAAAAADWLHELLRNNKNFGPEVTRQQTVQLLKKFLKNHVVEDVKGRWGTEEFEDNAQLYRFPSTSPLKPIPNGPVILRKKSGTPKDKEGFFKFRNSKKFDKETLENFDPESQELSAKSAPRETVHRREVTEEDTQEVWRNITLTHLQKILGLSTLEGVLDLSQVNVEHIVYNMTHVNKHGVVNLEDKTDDLPHWVLSAMKCLANWPKYDSSQPSYPGFEKDVFKTISDYFCSLPEPLLTFQYYDLFVNVLAHRGKRKNPEAPRYPLPPKTPHLNDPAKFFKSTECLLLSLVRKDCRGEDEGDECEDDSPMREVFSSRVELRAKTLRGGCAGKVQAARRASTGEVIGGSCIDLPGSTTTTTTMAAPAASRRRPQSFCLDQTVAEMNSMAGQRHSQRTLFRSEDNLLQTSSRNDTASRFTGLGHKESTYTPPDAGVQLLRVGHRVCASMGSLSHHSSSGSESGSPPTDTDSSSEYSFHTARTSRSSTSTHSSSSSSSSSSSASVSGRPFARPARPRSMGNLVDISEHGEELSASYLSINAPVAEITVRPDFSSTVDLRGPGLSRTTTAIVGGSSLDVRRDQGMMMSRRCQSSVDLFRPGVSAATGAGRAYGGFRATRTAGAVSATTATAAAVSATSNVSSVSTHTRRTTPDQTLLQPQLERVAIEALQLCTLLLPPASRRKLQLLMRMVSRMSMNVDMPRLHHAIGTRTLMVHTFSQCVLSCQEAEDLDELLASRLLSFLIDHHQEILQVPTYLHNAAQDHIAYLKKVQIMCPGIGPSLPSYSFCRQISTQEFEEQRLSVSQAAVAELLESIIKDKAMSTKEKKKKLKLFQKEYPDIYSRRFPTTESEAQLFADKPKIKPPMLIGIKKSKTFSIRN
- the depdc1a gene encoding DEP domain-containing protein 1A isoform X1, which encodes MDSDANNHVITPGPYRATKLWNEVTKLFRAGMPLKKHRQHFRVYGNCFTAAAAADWLHELLRNNKNFGPEVTRQQTVQLLKKFLKNHVVEDVKGRWGTEEFEDNAQLYRFPSTSPLKPIPNGPVILRKKSGTPKDKEGFFKFRNSKKFDKETLENFDPESQELSAKSAPRETVHRREVTEEDTQEVWRNITLTHLQKILGLSTLEGVLDLSQVNVEHIVYNMTHVNKHGVVNLEDKTDDLPHWVLSAMKCLANWPKYDSSQPSYPGFEKDVFKTISDYFCSLPEPLLTFQYYDLFVNVLVLCGYASGPKAHRGKRKNPEAPRYPLPPKTPHLNDPAKFFKSTECLLLSLVRKDCRGEDEGDECEDDSPMREVFSSRVELRAKTLRGGCAGKVQAARRASTGEVIGGSCIDLPGSTTTTTTMAAPAASRRRPQSFCLDQTVAEMNSMAGQRHSQRTLFRSEDNLLQTSSRNDTASRFTGLGHKESTYTPPDAGVQLLRVGHRVCASMGSLSHHSSSGSESGSPPTDTDSSSEYSFHTARTSRSSTSTHSSSSSSSSSSSASVSGRPFARPARPRSMGNLVDISEHGEELSASYLSINAPVAEITVRPDFSSTVDLRGPGLSRTTTAIVGGSSLDVRRDQGMMMSRRCQSSVDLFRPGVSAATGAGRAYGGFRATRTAGAVSATTATAAAVSATSNVSSVSTHTRRTTPDQTLLQPQLERVAIEALQLCTLLLPPASRRKLQLLMRMVSRMSMNVDMPRLHHAIGTRTLMVHTFSQCVLSCQEAEDLDELLASRLLSFLIDHHQEILQVPTYLHNAAQDHIAYLKKVQIMCPGIGPSLPSYSFCRQISTQEFEEQRLSVSQAAVAELLESIIKDKAMSTKEKKKKLKLFQKEYPDIYSRRFPTTESEAQLFADKPKIKPPMLIGIKKSKTFSIRN